One Branchiostoma floridae strain S238N-H82 chromosome 1, Bfl_VNyyK, whole genome shotgun sequence genomic region harbors:
- the LOC118427289 gene encoding uncharacterized protein LOC118427289 yields MSSSNSYISSLEPNDRTRYFEKLMVSVEDAGDSSNPEVTGSAVTGDGVRLPDPYSLTGWKDDLSLWPDTDYGCIYTYLIEAPGPFNGEAMKAYKSLEAYNLFISGHVRECRYHPIGKNVKVCFLKAKVVPGQRGTESSSTNHGCV; encoded by the exons ATGAGTTCTTCAAACAGCTACATTAGCTCTTTGGAGCCTAATGACCGAACCAGGTATTTTGAGAAATTAATGGTAAGTGTCGAAGACGCCGGCGATagttcaaacccggaagtgactggttcggcggtgactggtgacggtgtacgcctacctgacccatacagtctgacag GTTGGAAGGATGATTTGAGCCTCTGGCCAGATACGGACTATGGGTGCATCTACACCTACCTAATCGAGGCTCCAGGTCCGTTTAACGGAGAAGCCATGAAAGCCTATAAATCCCTGGAGGCGTACAATCTCTTTATAAGTGGCCATGTGAGGGAGTGCAGGTACCACCCTAttggaaaaaatgtgaaggtctgCTTCCTTAAGGCCAAGGTTGTGCCAG GACAGAGAGGTACAGAGAGCTCCTCTACCAACCATGGGTGTGTTTGA
- the LOC118414898 gene encoding uncharacterized protein LOC118414898, giving the protein MSGSSPRGQELSPSPHTPGQERKVPPNLTIYPASRTTDLPPCLFCKRCENHQEKYGQLITDKDSGITVHYFCLLLSSGIRQEGGEEEGIYGFREQEVIKEYRRGLRLKCNFCEQKGATIGCCTKKCRMMFHLPCGMENGTLHLFFDDFKSYCKEHRPMQKISKDMILDTPEKNPVCPICMYHLKPKPSHNVIKTPCCKRTWLHRDCVQRQASSAGMYFFRCPICNSKETFQQEMLKNGIYIPEQDAAWELEDNAFEELLQRYNRCDAEKCECVQGRNFNKEWGKWRIVLCEVCGSSGIHKLCGQLKKAKWKCKDCTDILAKAKEAAKERKRKEREEQKKQAKLANDKKENKDKAKLKVRKSSKKGRKLILSGRPMSDERRILGRNCRVVLTPVNALYTENQCQLGATLSQPSSDEEISFSIEHKDHIPGHKPINVRMEGVEGSMSSGQLSGSASVQTSPKGRISTSGEKMKGVRKKSLKRRKVSCPWTAKERQQKKSKELAKKRKSINTLPKTETDSLPSPQSPEIDIYKSRNRATPTSSVKLGLYLSPSSDDDDSIPLARLVLREKLAERSPFACGQSIPEDYQNEHNETSKPGMACAVGDREEATGFIDDEEELQKLSTETYKGSPGPSQIHTPKRSPRLSEEPNTPCPSVHAPELKSMLLRSGSSIKSHSGEKPSKDAEDMDMSDLSPLVGRNKRKGNASEEALVPNVRKQTARKSCQPYRPPCRRNLLEYSGHTERQPSPDTPEESSSAKVNPPTASGGTEGPCDSPSGDSTATDVIQSKSLQPDLLDIPECLNIEKDPCQPSHQVDCNISRDTEMPNINPHVVVTAVCNSPNSSQSSDTASTSESSSCLACLIAARRRTMGPVFIDLTENASSVASQQDLTRPSSPSTITLSSSGETDSELEVEFVAETPQAKNTNSTCLPGIPTRSRFGSDNSDITAEGPAKNNNFVKNQGERGRERLKSNDGPSNVSKTGAKSKSVGLKVKRRSGGKDQRSKSMGDMGRVRHKSGNKTTSGDKTKSLKVSRKGRVRKLKQLRIKWPDPFSLQFRSTETCFESEDGDVQGVTMHVQVKASPKCLSEGQGGQKRKRSSSLTGGEVDVPSISVKVTTTTPSRKRWSSPVRCETETDRAAEDEGAVVGSGLRMTTRQTPLKPAGSTVRNQDSTSPRTPSRLSKRNRVLED; this is encoded by the exons ATGTCCGGTAGTTCACCCCGGGGACAGGAGctgtccccctccccccacaccCCGGGTCAGGAGAGGAAGGTCCCTCCCAACCTCACCATTTATCCCGCATCAAGAACCACAG ATCTACCACCCTGTCTGTTCTGTAAGAGGTGTGAGAATCACCAGGAAAAGTATGGACAGCTCATCACAGACAAAGACAGTGGTATTACTGTCCATTACTTCTGTCTG CTGTTGTCATCAGGTATTCGCCAGGAGGGAGGGGAAGAGGAGGGTATCTATGGATTCAGAGAACAGGAGGTCATAAAGGAGTATAGGAGAGGTCTACGACTG AAGTGCAACTTTTGCGAACAGAAAGGTGCAACTATCGGGTGCTGCACAAAGAAATGCAGGATGATGTTTCACCTGCCATGTGGGATGGAGAATGGAACTCTGCATCTATTCTTTGATGACTTTAA GTCCTACTGTAAGGAGCATCGTCCTATGCAGAAGATTTCGAAGGACATGATCCTGGACACTCCTGAGAAGAACCCTGTGTGCCCCATCTGCATGTACCATCTCAAGCCAAAACCATCTCACAATGTGATAAAGACTCCATGCTGTAAGAGGACATGGCTGCATAGGGACTGTGTTCAG CGTCAGGCTTCCAGTGCAGGAATGTACTTCTTCCGCTGCCCAATCTGCAACTCCAAGGAGACTTTCCAGCAGGAAATGTTGAAGAATGGCATCTACATTCCTGAACA AGATGCAGCCTGGGAGCTGGAGGACAATGCCTTTGAAGAGCTGCTGCAGCGCTACAACCGCTGTGATGCTGAGAAATGTGAATGTGTTCAGGGCAGGAATTTCAACAAAGAATGGGG GAAGTGGCGTATAGTCCTCTGTGAGGTTTGTGGTTCGTCAGGCATACACAAGCTTTGTGGCCAACTGAAAAAGGCAAAATGGAAGTGTAAGGACTGCACTGACATTCTTGCAAAAG CAAAGGAAGCTGCAAAGgagaggaaaagaaaagaaagagaggaGCAAAAGAAACAGGCAAAATTAGCAAATGACAAGAAAGAGAATAAGGATAAGGCAAAACTGAAAGTACGCAAGTCCTCTAAGAAGGGTAGGAAGTTGATCCTGTCAGGAAGGCCAATGTCGGATGAAAGGAGAATCCTAGGACGCAACTGTCGGGTTGTGTTAACACCTGTCAATGCCCTGTACACAGAAAACCAATGTCAGCTTGGTGCAACGTTATCTCAACCATCTTCTGACGAAGAGATCAGTTTCAGTATTGAACATAAAGATCATATCCCTGGACACAAGCCTATCAATGTGAGGATGGAGGGAGTAGAGGGAAGCATGTCCTCAGGTCAGCTGTCAGGTTCTGCTAGTGTTCAAACATCACCCAAAGGCAGAATCAGTACCTCAGGTGAGAAGATGAAAGGCGTACGCAAGAAAAGTTTGAAACGTCGCAAAGTTTCCTGCCCCTGGACAGCAAAAGAAAGGCAGCAAAAGAAAAGTAAGGAATTGGCCAAGAAAAGGAAGTCCATCAATACTTTGCCCAAGACAGAGACTGATAGCTTACCATCCCCCCAGTCTCCAGAGATAGATATTTACAAGAGTAGGAATCGAGCTACCCCAACAAGTAGTGTAAAGCTTGGGCTTTACCTTTCTCCATCAAGTGACGATGATGACAGTATCCCCCTGGCAAGGCTGGTATTGAGAGAGAAACTGGCGGAAAGATCACCATTTGCTTGTGGCCAATCTATTCCTGAAGACTACCAAAACGAACATAATGAGACCTCTAAGCCAGGAATGGCATGTGCTGTTGGTGATAGAGAAGAAGCGACAGGTTTTATTGATGACGAAGAGGAGCTGCAGAAGCTCAGCACCGAAACCTACAAAGGCAGCCCGGGTCCATCCCAGATACACACGCCAAAGCGATCGCCGAGATTATCAGAAGAACCAAACACACCTTGTCCAAGTGTACATGCACCTGAACTCAAAAGCATGTTGTTGCGCTCAGGGAGCAGTATAAAGTCTCACTCAGGAGAGAAACCTTCTAAGGATGCAGAAGACATGGATATGTCGGATTTATCACCTCTAGTGgggagaaataaaagaaaggGAAATGCATCTGAAGAAGCTTTAGTACCAAATGTCAGAAAGCAGACGGCGCGGAAGTCCTGCCAGCCCTACCGTCCTCCGTGCAGGCGAAACTTGCTCGAGTACTCAGGTCACACAGAGAGACAGCCCAGCCCTGATACACCAGAGGAATCATCGTCTGCTAAAGTGAACCCGCCAACAGCATCTGGTGGCACAGAAGGCCCCTGCGACTCACCTAGTGGAGATAGCACAGCGACAGATGTTATCCAATCCAAGTCACTTCAACCTGACCTGCTAGATATACCAGAGTGTCTGAACATAGAGAAAGACCCTTGCCAGCCTTCACATCAGGTAGATTGCAACATCAGCAGGGATACTGAGATGCCAAACATTAATCCCCATGTGGTGGTTACAGCTGTTTGCAACTCTCCCAACAGCTCTCAGTCTTCAGATACTGCTTCTACTTCAGAAAGTTCCTCTTGCCTTGCCTGCCTGATAGCTGCAAGGAGGCGGACCATGGGTCCTGTGTTTATTGACTTAACAGAAAACGCAAGCAGCGTGGCATCACAACAAGACCTGACCAGGCCCAGCTCCCCGAGCACAATAACTTTGAGTAGCAGTGGTGAAACTGATAGTGAACTAGAGGTAGAGTTTGTGGCAGAAACACCACAAGCCAAGAACACCAACAGTACATGTCTGCCAGGAATACCAACACGTAGCAGGTTTGGTTCTGACAATAGTGATATCACAGCAGAGGGTCCAGCAAAGAACAATAACTTTGTAAAAAACCAAGGAGAGAGAGGCAGGGAAAGGTTAAAAAGTAACGATGGTCCCTCAAATGTAAGTAAAACTGGTGCAAAGTCAAAAAGTGTGGGTCTTAAGGTGAAAAGGAGGTCAGGTGGAAAGGATCAGAGAAGTAAAAGTATGGGAGACATGGGTAGGGTAAGGCACAAGTCTGGCAACAAAACTACAAGTGGCGACAAAACTAAGAGCCTTAAAGTATCTAGAAAAGGTAGAGTGCGGAAATTGAAACAGCTTAGGATCAAATGGCCTGATCCCTTTTCCCTCCAGTTCAGAAGCACTGAAACCTGCTTTGAATCGGAGGACGGGGATGTACAAGGTGTGAC
- the LOC118424263 gene encoding copper chaperone for superoxide dismutase-like, which produces MATPTKVEFDVQMTCQSCASAVENALKGAEGVHSFSIDLPTEQVVVETTLPSAKVQELLESTGRRAVIKGMGQAHLGAAVSQMSGFGRSAVQGVVRFVQLSEKKVAIEGTIDGLTPGLHGLAVHELGDLSQGCDSCGDHFNPTNSCHGGPGDQERHVGDLGNVLADARGRAEFRMEDERLKVWDIIGRSLVVHSGKDDLGKGKDASSKQDGSAGPGLACGIVARSAGLFQNPKKICTCDGVSLWDERDVPLAGPGRRQQCSL; this is translated from the exons ATGGCGACGCCTACAaag GTTGAGTTTGATGTCCAGATGACATGTCAGAGTTGTGCCAGCGCTGTGGAAAATGCACTCAAGGGTGCAGAAG GTGTGCACTCCTTCAGTATTGACCTGCCTACAGAACAGGTTGTTGTGGAGACCACCCTCCCATCAGCCAAGGTGCAGGAACTGTTGGAGTCCACGGGCAGGAGGGCAGTCATCAAGGGCATGGGGCAAG CCCACCTGGGCGCTGCAGTGTCACAAATGTCTGGTTTTGGTAGGAGTGCTGTCCAGGGCGTGGTCAGGTTTGTCCAGCTGTCCGAGAAGAAGGTGGCGATTGAGGGGACGATCGATGGGCTGACACCTGGGCTCCACGGCCTGGCTGTTCATGAGCTGGGGGATTTGTCCCAGGGTTGTGACAG CTGTGGAGACCACTTCAACCCTACCAACTCCTGCCATGGAGGCCCTGGTGACCAGGAAAGA CATGTCGGAGACCTAGGTAACGTCCTGGCTGATGCGAGAGGTAGAGCAGAATTTAGGATGGAAGATGAGAGACTGAAG GTGTGGGACATAATTGGCCGTTCCCTGGTAGTACATTCTGGAAAGGATGACCTTGGCAAGGGTAAAGATGCCTCGTCCAAGCAAGACGGCAGTGCTGGCCCAGG ACTTGCCTGCGGTATTGTGGCTCGTTCAGCCGGCCTGTTCCAGAACCCCAAGAAGATCTGCACCTGTGACGGTGTCAGCCTCTGGGACGAGCGGGATGTACCATTAGCAGGGCCGGGGAGGAGACAGCAGTGTTCTCTCTGA
- the LOC118421650 gene encoding uncharacterized protein LOC118421650, whose product MPTSCCALNCTNRKDKGSRKKFFRIPAEPGRRAAWLRALKRSDFEQGKKNPTAAWTPRGHERVCSDHFISGNPSKDPADPDYVPSLFNLPTSASCNRSRNPVAKKDRYMRAAKRLRVSSENEAPPTSLNDEEMIADPPPESVETLRDPLPESVETLREQLTKVQEEKCKLEQFCESLQSEADNLREERDHLQEQIKKSSTSASNLTDAKCKLFTGIPTVALFMFVFRLVSDFIAPLKSMCQQDQILMTLMKLRLGLKNADLALRFSVSASTVSKVINRCIPILAVRLKFLIHWPSIRHCVVGTQLHVLYFISLK is encoded by the exons ATGCCGACCAGTTGTTGTGCGCTGAATTGTACTAACCGGAAGGATAAAGGCagtagaaagaagttttttagAATCCCTGCGGAACCAGGACGAAGGGCTGCATGGCTTAGAGCCTTAaaaaggtcagattttgagCAGGGAAAGAAAAACCCGACCGCGGCGTGGACACCACGAGGCCACGAGAGAGTGTGCAGCGACCATTTCATCTCAG GGAACCCTTCTAAAGACCCTGCAGATCCAGATTACGTCCCAAGCTTGTTTAACCTCCCAACCTCAGCAAGTTGCAATCGTTCAAGAAACCCAGTTGCCAAGAAAGATCG GTATATGCGTGCAGCAAAAAGGCTGCGGGTGTCATCAGAGAATGAAGCCCCACCTACATCACTAAATG ATGAAGAAATGATCGCTGACCCTCctcctgaaagtgtagagactctgagagacccccttcctgaaagtgtagagactctgagagaacagctcacaaaagtacaagaggAGAAATGTAAGTTGGAACAGTTTTGCGAGTCCCTTCAAAGTGAAGCTGACAACCTTAGGGAAGAACGTGATCACCTTCAAgaacaaatcaagaaatcatcaacatcagccTCCAATCTCACAGATGCAAAATGCAAGCTCTTCACTGGAATACCTACTGttgcactgtttatgtttgtgtttagacTTGTTAGTGATTTCATTGCTCCTCTAAAGTCCATGTGTCAGCAGGATCAAATACTCATGACTCTCATGAAGTTGAGACTAGGCctcaaaaatgctgatctagctTTGAGATTTAGTGTTTCTGCCTCCACAGTTTCAAAAGTCATAAACCGTTGTATTCCAATCTTAGCTGTCCGACTAAAGTTCCTGATTCATTGGCCGTCAATTAGACATTGTGTAGTTGGtactcaattacatgtactatacttcATAAGTTTGAAGTAA